Proteins found in one Gemmatimonadaceae bacterium genomic segment:
- a CDS encoding aminotransferase class I/II-fold pyridoxal phosphate-dependent enzyme: MSVSRRHFVSALGLGGAGLLAPPFVGGRGHEARLAEWLAAPAAPTGLIRLDSNENPNGPGAKAFDALRAMFGEANRYPDAPDDALVAAIAREHGVSEENVVLGCGSSEILRMCVEAFVSTAQHLVSASPTFELPANFARTMGRPVVSVPVDAKLRLDLEGMASKAGGAGLIFFCNPNNPTATVHGDAAVREWVAHVRRESPATHILIDEAYHEYVDDPSYKSAVPLAIADPNIIVSRTFSKVFGMAGLRAGYAIVHRDTARKLQGWRLGSGVNVLALGAATATVSDREHIALEQKRNRDAKAFTRAFFEKAGYEVGVSETNFLMIDLRRDMRPVREACRREGIAVGRPFPPLTNWLRISIGTMDEMQKAAEVFRKVLA; encoded by the coding sequence ATGTCCGTCTCCCGCCGTCATTTCGTCTCCGCCCTCGGACTCGGGGGGGCCGGCCTGCTGGCGCCGCCGTTCGTTGGCGGCCGTGGTCATGAAGCCCGGCTCGCGGAGTGGCTGGCCGCACCGGCCGCCCCGACCGGGCTGATTCGCCTCGACAGCAACGAGAATCCGAACGGGCCGGGCGCGAAGGCCTTCGACGCGCTGCGCGCGATGTTTGGCGAGGCAAACCGCTACCCGGACGCTCCCGACGATGCCCTGGTCGCCGCAATCGCCAGGGAGCATGGCGTCTCGGAGGAGAACGTGGTCCTCGGCTGCGGCTCCAGCGAGATCCTGCGGATGTGCGTGGAGGCGTTCGTGAGCACGGCGCAGCATCTTGTGAGCGCCTCGCCGACGTTCGAATTGCCGGCCAACTTCGCCCGCACGATGGGACGTCCGGTGGTCTCGGTGCCGGTGGATGCCAAGCTGCGGCTCGACCTCGAGGGGATGGCCAGCAAGGCCGGTGGAGCGGGGCTCATCTTCTTCTGCAACCCCAACAACCCGACGGCGACCGTGCACGGCGACGCGGCGGTGCGCGAGTGGGTGGCGCATGTGCGCCGCGAATCGCCGGCGACGCACATCCTGATCGACGAGGCCTACCACGAATACGTGGACGATCCGTCGTACAAGTCGGCGGTGCCCCTGGCGATCGCCGATCCGAACATCATCGTGTCGCGCACCTTCTCGAAGGTGTTCGGCATGGCCGGCCTGCGCGCCGGGTACGCGATCGTGCATCGGGACACCGCCCGCAAGCTGCAGGGGTGGCGGCTCGGCTCCGGCGTCAACGTGCTGGCGCTCGGGGCGGCGACGGCCACCGTGAGCGACCGGGAGCACATCGCGCTCGAGCAGAAGCGGAACCGCGACGCCAAGGCGTTCACGCGCGCCTTCTTCGAGAAGGCCGGATACGAGGTTGGCGTCAGCGAGACCAACTTCCTGATGATCGACCTGCGCCGCGACATGCGCCCCGTGCGCGAGGCGTGCCGGCGCGAAGGCATCGCCGTGGGGCGGCCGTTCCCGCCGCTGACCAACTGGCTGCGCATCTCCATCGGGACGATGGACGAGATGCAGAAGGCGGCGGAGGTGTTCCGGAAGGTGCTGGCGTAA
- a CDS encoding GntG family PLP-dependent aldolase: MIDLRSDTVTRPTAAMRRAMADAEVGDDVLDGDPTVLALQERVAALLGKERALFVPTGTMGNACGLWVHGRHGTEAYAHDDSHIVNWEIAGLAGLRGVQPRMVRGAPVMTLETLKAAVRTPSKHAPVASVVCFENTHNGAGGMVTPLADLRAMADFARGTLKLPIHMDGARLWNASVATGTSLADFAACADTVMVSFSKGLGAPLGACVVGSAAHIDEAFVARKRLGGGMRQSGIVAAAALHGLEHHLERLAEDHANARRIAAIIADGVKDVQVVPPDTNIVMVDLPARLDAGVVTARAKELGVLVSAWHAKRVRIVLHLDASAAQVEEAGRAMVRALA, encoded by the coding sequence GTGATCGACCTGCGCAGTGATACCGTCACCAGGCCCACCGCGGCGATGCGCCGCGCGATGGCCGACGCCGAGGTGGGCGACGACGTCCTCGATGGCGATCCCACCGTGCTCGCGCTGCAGGAACGCGTCGCCGCGCTGCTGGGCAAGGAGCGCGCGCTGTTCGTCCCGACCGGGACGATGGGAAATGCCTGCGGCCTCTGGGTGCACGGCCGGCACGGCACCGAGGCGTACGCGCACGACGACTCGCACATCGTCAACTGGGAGATCGCCGGGCTCGCCGGGCTGCGCGGGGTGCAGCCGCGGATGGTGCGCGGCGCGCCGGTGATGACGCTCGAGACGCTCAAGGCGGCGGTGCGCACCCCCAGCAAGCACGCGCCCGTCGCCAGCGTCGTCTGCTTCGAGAACACGCACAACGGCGCGGGCGGGATGGTGACGCCGCTCGCCGACCTGCGCGCCATGGCCGACTTCGCCCGCGGCACGCTGAAGCTCCCCATCCACATGGACGGCGCGCGACTGTGGAACGCGTCCGTGGCCACGGGCACCTCGCTCGCGGACTTCGCCGCCTGCGCCGACACCGTGATGGTGTCGTTCTCCAAGGGACTCGGCGCGCCGCTGGGCGCGTGCGTCGTGGGCTCGGCGGCGCACATCGACGAGGCGTTCGTGGCCCGCAAGCGCCTCGGCGGCGGGATGCGGCAGAGCGGCATCGTGGCGGCCGCGGCGCTGCACGGGCTGGAGCATCATCTGGAACGGCTCGCCGAGGACCACGCGAACGCCCGGCGGATCGCGGCGATCATCGCCGACGGTGTGAAGGACGTGCAGGTGGTGCCGCCCGACACGAACATCGTGATGGTGGACTTGCCGGCGCGGCTCGATGCCGGCGTCGTGACGGCGCGGGCGAAGGAACTGGGCGTGCTGGTCTCGGCGTGGCATGCCAAGCGGGTGCGCATCGTGCTGCACCTGGACGCGTCGGCGGCGCAGGTGGAGGAGGCCGGGCGGGCGATGGTGCGGGCGCTCGCGTAG
- a CDS encoding YihY/virulence factor BrkB family protein — protein sequence MSAPPWGAARLRDTFLDYARRIWKKGGEDDLFFLAGGVAYNILLAGVPFFLLLIAGIGYVLNKPEADSTRDVVEFLSRLLPVGNGDGTNFLDPILRDVVRTRGRVGLLSAAFFVWFSTRLFGTLRSVLQRVFALGHGRGIVVGKLYDVGYTLVSSALFVAYLALSAYLAIMGERGTAILHEIGVDASVMGGLEYFVGRVLAFSVVVTIFFSIYKFIPAGHVPWKQAFVASMTTGVLFELARNIFVLAVQRFNPASLYTGTLGALVIVVFWVYYSALLFVIGGEVAHVYGVRRRWHRHEAMEG from the coding sequence ATGAGCGCGCCGCCCTGGGGGGCGGCGCGCCTCCGTGACACCTTCCTGGACTACGCCCGCCGGATCTGGAAGAAGGGGGGCGAAGACGACCTGTTCTTTCTCGCCGGCGGGGTGGCGTACAACATCCTCCTCGCCGGCGTGCCGTTTTTCCTGCTGCTGATCGCCGGCATCGGCTACGTGCTCAACAAGCCGGAGGCCGACTCCACCCGCGACGTGGTTGAGTTCCTCAGCCGCCTGCTCCCGGTGGGCAATGGCGACGGCACGAACTTTCTCGACCCGATCCTGCGCGATGTCGTGCGCACGCGGGGGCGTGTGGGCCTGCTGTCCGCCGCCTTCTTCGTCTGGTTCTCGACGCGGCTCTTCGGCACGCTGCGCAGCGTGCTGCAGCGCGTCTTCGCCCTGGGGCACGGGCGGGGCATCGTCGTCGGGAAGCTCTACGACGTGGGCTACACCCTCGTCTCGTCGGCGCTCTTCGTGGCCTACCTCGCCCTCTCGGCCTATCTGGCGATCATGGGCGAGCGCGGCACCGCCATCCTGCACGAGATCGGGGTGGACGCCTCGGTGATGGGCGGCCTGGAGTACTTCGTCGGGCGCGTGCTCGCCTTCAGCGTCGTCGTCACGATCTTCTTCAGCATCTACAAGTTCATTCCGGCGGGCCACGTGCCGTGGAAGCAGGCGTTCGTGGCGTCGATGACGACGGGCGTGCTGTTCGAGCTGGCGCGCAACATCTTTGTGCTGGCGGTGCAGCGCTTCAATCCCGCGTCGCTCTACACGGGGACGCTGGGCGCGCTCGTGATCGTCGTCTTCTGGGTGTACTACTCGGCGCTGCTCTTCGTCATCGGCGGAGAGGTGGCGCATGTCTACGGCGTGCGCCGGCGCTGGCACCGGCACGAGGCCATGGAGGGATAG
- a CDS encoding class II fructose-bisphosphate aldolase, whose product MSHTIDSLHRILGPAAAIENHRVVLKDPAVLASSRMDELVRLAVFGSADEKDWARWVILELGQAVGVRPASIHDLYMARGRGEIRGFTVPAINVRGMSYDTARAIFRTAIRLDAGAFLLEIARSEIAYTDQRPTEYVAVMTAAALREGYRAPIFIQGDHFQVNAKKFAADPVAEVSAVKALATEAIAAGFYNIDLDTSTLVDLSKETLAEQQRLNYEIGVELTRHVRGLEPKGITISLGGEIGEVGTSNSTVAELRAFMDGYNATLQREAPGTVGLSKISVQSGTSHGGVVKADGSIADVKLDFQTLEDLGRVARSDYGLSGAVQHGASTLPDDLFNNFPRTETAEIHLATGFQTMLYDLMPETLRAEIYEWLRVNAKDERKPSDTDEQFFYKSRKKALGPFKRQLWSLPAETQAALARAYDAKFEFLFTQLGVGGTMPHVRRYIVAPEQRRPAPSHAGPAVEAAPDDAEAGE is encoded by the coding sequence ATGTCGCATACGATCGACTCCCTGCATCGCATTCTTGGCCCGGCTGCCGCGATCGAGAATCATCGCGTCGTCCTGAAGGACCCGGCCGTGCTCGCCTCCAGCCGGATGGACGAGCTGGTGCGCCTCGCCGTCTTCGGCAGCGCCGACGAGAAGGACTGGGCCCGCTGGGTCATCCTTGAACTCGGCCAGGCCGTGGGCGTGCGCCCGGCCTCCATTCACGACCTCTACATGGCGCGCGGCCGCGGCGAGATCCGCGGATTCACCGTCCCCGCCATCAACGTGCGCGGCATGTCGTACGACACGGCCCGCGCCATCTTCCGCACGGCCATCAGGCTCGACGCCGGCGCCTTCCTGCTCGAGATCGCCCGCAGCGAGATCGCGTACACCGACCAGCGGCCCACCGAGTACGTGGCGGTGATGACGGCCGCGGCGCTGCGCGAGGGGTACCGCGCCCCAATCTTCATCCAGGGCGACCACTTCCAGGTGAACGCCAAGAAGTTTGCGGCGGACCCGGTCGCCGAGGTGTCGGCGGTCAAGGCGCTCGCCACCGAGGCGATTGCCGCCGGCTTCTACAACATCGACCTCGACACGTCGACGCTGGTGGACCTGTCCAAGGAGACCCTCGCCGAGCAGCAGCGCCTGAACTATGAGATCGGCGTCGAGCTCACCCGGCACGTGCGCGGGCTCGAGCCGAAGGGGATCACCATCTCGCTGGGCGGTGAGATCGGCGAGGTGGGGACGAGCAACTCCACGGTCGCCGAGTTGCGGGCCTTCATGGACGGCTACAACGCGACGCTCCAGCGCGAGGCGCCGGGGACGGTGGGACTGTCCAAGATCTCGGTGCAGTCGGGCACCTCGCACGGCGGCGTCGTGAAGGCGGACGGCTCCATTGCCGACGTGAAGCTCGACTTCCAGACGCTCGAGGACCTCGGGCGGGTGGCGCGCTCGGACTACGGCCTGTCGGGCGCGGTGCAGCACGGCGCGTCCACGCTGCCGGACGACCTGTTCAACAACTTCCCGCGCACGGAAACGGCGGAGATCCACCTGGCCACCGGCTTCCAGACGATGCTGTACGATCTGATGCCGGAGACGCTGCGCGCCGAGATCTATGAATGGCTGCGCGTCAATGCCAAGGATGAGCGCAAGCCGTCGGACACCGACGAGCAGTTCTTCTACAAGTCGCGCAAGAAGGCGCTCGGGCCGTTCAAGCGGCAGCTGTGGTCGCTGCCGGCGGAGACCCAGGCGGCGCTGGCGCGCGCGTACGATGCCAAGTTCGAGTTCCTGTTCACCCAGTTGGGCGTCGGTGGCACAATGCCGCACGTCCGGCGGTATATAGTTGCACCCGAGCAGCGGCGGCCTGCGCCGTCGCATGCCGGTCCGGCGGTTGAGGCGGCCCCCGACGACGCCGAGGCCGGAGAGTAG